The segment gtcagagtacctacttggataaggtgctgaagaggttcaacatgcaagactccaagaaaagagagttacccatccagagtaacgccagattgagtaagacacaaagcccgagtactgaggctgagataacagaaatgagtcgagtaccttatgcttcggctgtaggattgatcatgtatgctatgacgtgtactcgacctgatgttgcctttgctttaagcatggttagcaagtatcaggggaaccctggcaaggcacactggattgcggtaaagaatatcctcaagtacctacggaggactaagcactgggtccttaccctcggtgggagtgatgacttgagagttgtagggtatagtgatgctagcttccagactgatagggataattcccgctctcagtcaggctgagtctttaccttaaacagaggagcaattacttggaaaagttccaagaaggagacagtggctgattcaacttgcgaatcagagtctATAGCGGCAAtcaaggcagcaaaggaggcgatatgactgaagaacttcatcggagaccttggagttgtaccaactataaaggagcctatggggattttctgtgatagtgaaagtgcagttgccttagccaaggaacaaagggatcacgggagatccagacacatcgacagaaaataccatttcatcagacatcgaatagaagaaggactcctcatggcaaagagggtatcatcggatgagaatccagcagatcccctcacgaagggactgactcgggttaagcatctccagcatgctcggagcatagggctgaaggatgatattagttttagtagctagataattttcgaaatttgtaaagtgtaattgacattagatgatgaataaaaggtgtgtttatttatgagtaaagtgttgctatctcttgtcaatcgtttactatatttcttttgcatgttttgacttccggaataattatgtttggtatatcatattattcgaacctccacagtcggtcatatgtcggaagtagtatgaatcaagactgtcatgattggttgcagaggtctaagttgttggacatggctacaacactcatgagtgctcataagttctaagcgttggactcaacccacgctcactgatatcacttcatggaatttatctcgagtgatcgtgagacggtaacataatataagtcttcaaacctagagatatgattttttgcctatgagttggttatgcattgattgtacgaaaacgcattggtaactcgatgttataaaacgtgcttttgtgtataattcaacaagtaatagagcaaacatatgagtcgaagtttatatgttccttcttggattagaagctgatatctgggcccctcgatgattgtgttttgacctatgtaccgggcccggtcagaaccgaattgatgtgttcaatttagttttatgtcaaacaaatcggaaatcgggaacaAGCTGATGGACAATAAGtcagacattgttccatgtatttatccggctgatatctagaatagaggattatatgatcacttatcttaaatggcgtatcatcatcttctcagttccgagagaccttgaaagagctacgattgctgatcggttcctgaagtcatacttgtagttatagttattagacttatccaagtgggagactgttggattaggtgtctatgtccataactatttctggtatgtacttgacccgacccggcatggtccatttgggttgcatggcatcatgcatttggacagactaaatgagagaaatagcacttgtggtttattaatatattataagttctaatatattaataatattatttaattagttttgatcaagaattaatttggaattaattaagtgatcaaaagatgactaattaaatatatgggttgattatgtaaatcatccataacttgtatagtgggctaaaaggctccatcatggattatcaagttaggttaaacccataggatgctccatgggagttacaaacccatgggtcatggaaatgaagagtcatgacacattagggtttacatggtgtaaccttagatgtgtcacactatataagtaacaccttctccaccaaaatcggctacacaagtacAAGAGAGGGCTAGACCGATTTTTATAGTGTTTGTATTgtctcaaaagtcattccaaaagtatttggtgttgtgtgaagcatttgaggcatcacacctggggtgctaggctctcaaggttttcaaggaatcaaataaactacaaggtatgtaattctagccatccttttaggataaagttccccatgtatgctagataggattatgaaccttggaagtcatattttgcatgtatttagacaaacatagattcaaggtttattagggttgcatgtacacttaagaagtgttagaatgttcaaaacccatcaggaatattcctggcccacaaccatcgggttggaatgcccacatgctaacaaacatgtgcacttatcagataatcacataatggtCCACATAACTAcgtactagggccctatcatcctaccgggatggaataccctctacaACTGCTCAAACACACGCACATATCACAGGTAATCTCCTACCAGCACACAGATAGTCCGACCAgctataggtcactaagcatagccACATCCAGTCTACCAGGATGCCGATCTAACCAACcatactagcatataatcatCCATTCTAGCATAATACCAAACTAACATATCTCAACAACAATTTCTCAAGTAACAattcaaagggccgaccttggtgccttagacccttggtatagtgaggataactcacattGAACTGCTAAAACACTGTTGGTACCCTTCTGGTTGCTATCTGACAATCCCCGcactgctgctcctctagctccccaAACTATCAATGCCACAACAACACTTAGCCCAAAACAATATCCTTCTAAGAGTAAATTGACGATTTTACCCTTAACCCAATATGGTCCTTGActaaggcccaacactaggtaagcttctcaatcccactaatggcccaatttgctatattgggcccaatcccttaatGGGCCTCACCCTAAGCCCAAAATATATTCCTTGGCCCATATAATATGATTTCTgatggcccaccaaggcccaaatacCGAAACTGCCCCAAACCACGACacaaaaactcatgatccaaacagacagagtacgcggggcgtacccccatgtacgctaagcgtacaggtaaaatggtgagtacgctgggtgtacctgcACGTACGCTCAACGTAATTCCCCTGTTAAGTCCTTTTCTTTTAAGAGCTGAATACCTCGATTCAGTAGCTACCAACTCAGATCCAAGTCTTATTTCACGCcataaaccataaagtcactgacttggtgactttatatgGCTCAAACCAACTCAAACTTCCAAAGTGATCTTCTACATCTATAAAGGGAACTAAATCTCATGCATGGGCTTAATAGGGCCATCAAAATCGAGACTTTACTGCTCATGGGACATTTTTAGCTCTAAGGGTGGCGATCCAAAGCTTTGGGACGGAGTTACACCATAAAGGTCCAttctttggacctaaaaagatCCCAAAGCTCCCTACAactagatctatgcttctacaaggaaagttatgaactttatacctccaaatagtTGCAAAAGGTAATGCTATCTCATATCTACAAGCTCCAACCACCAAGGTTCCTTCTTTGCCaacctcttctttcttcttctaagCTTTTCTTTGCCAAACTAAGCTccacaaggccaaacacacccaacaatggagatgGAACGACtatctagggtttttctgaggaTAAGGGAACAGATAAGGAGTCTGGGGTTGATCccttatgttctttatatagtggctgaccctaaaattagggttttaatgacTCTGAGCATACGCTGGGtgtacctctagtacgctgggcgtacgcgtccttgcacccacgaccatttacttggttacgctgggcgtGACCCaacctacgttgggcgtacccacgcgtgtcacaaattgcatgcatggccttcctcgacaactttttccattaagggccataaatgtcaatatcttcaaagtgtcataactcctttattctaAATCCGttcccgacgaactttatatccacgtaaaggtggcgagaagccctacgcttctagcaacacaccccggTCCGAAACCTTCTTGAATGAAACCCattgcccataaaagaccgaaatgcccttactcttgatctcgggaatccataaataaatatttttagaaTGGGGCGTTACAAGATGAACTGTAATAAATGTGTTCCAATTTTCTTGTGGTGGTATTGATTGATGATGGTGGGAGATGAAGTAGCGGCTGCGACTAAAGCTATGGTAATATTTATGATGGTGAATGAGAAAGATGAACATGATGGGTTGTGGTGGGGTGGGGGTGGGTGAGTGTGGtggatattttttattttattttttatattatcaaaATCTAAAGTtagtaaaataaaatagaaaaaagaaattaGAAAGGGCACTATAGTCTATTTATATGGACCAAGGACCAAAACTGCAAGATTGGGAAACCATGGGGATGCGTCTTGTCCATTTTCCAAAGGTTGGACCAAAAGTGCGAATCTacctaaaccacagggaccaaaactgtaatttactctttttattTAGTGTATTTAACTCTTTTTATTTAGTGTATTTAACTCTACCCGAATTAAAAGGCTCTTGACCCGACCGATCTTACTCGGTTCGGGGCCGAAGTCCGACTATATGTAGCTTGCTTTCTCTCCAAGAAGGAAGCTCTATAGAAAACCCATCTGCCCTCCTTTTTCTTTTCTCCCTGAGTTAACGATGGCGACGCCGATGGCAGAAGACACGAGCTTTGAAGACGATCAGCTGGCATCTATGTCAACCGAAGACATTCAGAGGGCGTCTCGTCTTCTGGATAACGAGATTCGGATCCTCAAGGTTCTGTGACATGGATCTGTTTCTCGTTATTCCATATATGTATAGCATTTTCTAAATTTTGAAATTGTTTATTGTGGTGCAATTATCAGGAAGAATTGCAGAGAACCAATCTCGAATTAGATTCATTTAAGGAGAAGATTAAGGAGAATCAGGAGAAGATCAAACTTAACAAGCAACTTCCTTACTTGGTCGGAAATATCGTTGAGGTACTCTTAATATTCCGTTGTTTTTTATCTTCGACTTTGTTACGTTGATTCTGTTAAGTAAGTAGGCTTGCTATTTTGACGAGTGCTCAAGGAAAGTTATCTAGTTGCAAAACCCTAAGTTTATTAGTTCTGATGGTAGAAGATTAGGGTTATCTAGATGCTAAAACTACAAGAAGCTCTCAAAACTTAAGGAAAACCATCTAGTTGCAAAACCCTAAGTTTGTAGGTCGTGATTGTAGAAGATTAGGGTTATCTAGATGCTACAAAAAGCTCTCAAAACTGAAGATAAGAACTCTGTTTACTGTGCTGAATTTGAAATTAAATTAGATCTTGTTGAAGTTTCAGCTTAAACCTTGTTGGATTTTGAGAGATATATTATTATCTGGACATACTTGCCTTAATACATACCAACAAAGAATGAAGTAATATTAGAAATAATTACTCCCTTGATCAACAACTGGTAACTGGACTCTTCTCTTTGTTAGGGGATTTAGGTAATGAAATTTGATAGGGCATAATATATAATGTAAACCTGATGAAGTTAAATGTCAGATTTTTATATTCCTACATTTTATACTACTAATGTCATCTATGGTGCTTCAGATTCTGGAAATGAACCCAGAGGATGAAGCTGAGGAAGATGGTGCAAATATTGACCTGGACTCACAAAGAAAGGGCAAATGTGTTGTCTTAAAAACATCCACTCGTCAGGTAACCTACTACaatacatcatcatcatcatcatcatcatcatatccATCAATCTTTCTATTTATAGCAACTATTTTACATACATTTgtatctcctcctcctcctacAGACTATTTTCTTGCCTGTGGTTGGGCTAGTGGACCCAGACAAGCTAAAGCCTGGTGATTTAGTTGGTGTAAACAAAGATAGTTACTTAATATTGGACACATTGCCATCCGAGTATGATTCCAGAGTCAAAGCCATGGAAGTCGATGAAAAACCAACTGAAGATTACAATGATATTGGAGGCCTTGAAAAACAGGCAAGCtttcactttatttatttattcatctaCAATAACCGCAACCCAAATTACAATTCTTATTAAAATGTGACAGATACAAGAGCTAGTTGAGGCCATAGTGTTGCCAATGACCCATAAAGAAAGGTTCCAAAAATTAGGCGTTCGTCCACCAAAAGGAGTGCTTTTATATGGGCCTCCAGGAACTGGAAAGACTTTAATGGCGCGTGCTTGTGCTGCTCAAACCAATGCCACTTTCTTAAAGCTAGCTGGGCCCCAGCTTGTTCAGGTACTACTCATATCGACACTTGTAATTATTGtggaaatatataaataaatactaATTGTGGAAATTTTGATTATGGTTAGATGTTTATTGGTGATGGTGCAAAACTTGTTCGTGATGCGTTTCAATTGGCGAAAGAGAAGTCTCCTTGCATCATTTTTATTGATGAAATTGATGCTATTGGTACAAAACGTTTTGATAGGTATGCATACCACTTTTTTTTTTAtggtacaaaaaaaaaaatgcaagaaataacaaaagcaatatataacattacagtgaAGTTAGTGGAGATAGGGAGGTGCAAAGAACTATGTTGGAACTACTTAATCAGTTAGATGGTTTCAGCAGTGATGACAGGATCAAGGTATTCATAAATGGAGAgaattttgttattattttttttcatatcaTTGTGTAGTTTTTAACTCTACTCTACATGAGAAAGTGTAGGTGATAGCAGCAACAAATCGGGCTGATATTTTAGATCCTGCCTTGATGCGATCTGGACGGTTGGATCGGAAGATTGAGTTTCCTCATCCGACGGAGGAAGCGAGGGCGAGGATCTTGCAGATCCACTCGCGAAAGATGAATGTTCATCCGGATGTCAACTTTGAAGAGCTGGCTCGATCTACGGATGATTTCAATGGGGCCCAGTTGAAAGCTGTTTGTGTTGAAGCAGGCATGTTAGCCCTTCGGCGTGATGCTACTGAGGTACTTACTACATTCCATttactattattttattatttagtaaaaataaaaattcatTCCAAATTATTGGATTTTATGTTGTAGGTGAACCATGAAGACTTCAATGAAGGAATCATCCAAGTTCAAGCTAAGAAGAAAGCAAGCTTAAACTACTATGCTTAGGAGGATATTATATGTGTCTTTTTTGCTATGTGATTTGTAATTGTACAAGATTTCATGActatatcttttatttttttatcatgGTTACGTACTATGTATGGATGTGGTTACTTTCACATGGTTAATTCAACAATTTCAATTGCATCGTTGAGTGCACAATTTATATAATATAGGTTGGTTGTTTGTTTGTGTGGTGGATGTTTGGGACTGAGTTTTAAAAGTAAATAATCTCTTTGGTAAAAATGTTTATTAGCAGAAATGAAGGCAGATGGAGTGTGTTTAGGTTAAAATAAGAGCATTATTGTCCTATCTCAAAAAGtcagtttttcttttaaaagtaACTTTTTAGAACCTCATTAGAACCTCATTTGGGGTTATAGTGCTGACAAAAAAAACTAGCAAGATAAGTTCTTTCAAAACTCAATCTCAAATGCTTGAAGACGACGAAACTTGGATCAGTGCACGTGAAGCTGATTTTTATGTCATTCCGTGGACCTATAGTCAAAATCAATCAAGTTGGTGTcttttaaacaaaacatataaatcGTATAAAAACAATTAATAGTAAATCATGTAAGAAAAGAAAATGACCAAGTGAGCACTCTTACCATATTAAAATTACATCACTAACCCAAACCCCTCCAACCAATCCAATACCATAAACCACACGTCAGTTCCTACGTGACAAAGAAAACCACGCGTGAACACCACCTAAACATAGGTGAGTGTCTTGTGGCGTAGCAGCGACTACGGACAAAAACGTGAATTGTGATTGGTTCATGGCTTTTTTTTTACCGTTTTTTCTTTTGGGAACATtggaacaaataaaaaaaaaatcaaatttaaaacttaacaccccccccctctctctctctctatatatatatatatatatatatatatatatatagagttaggttcaaatgttttcactatctattgtgtgcatgtatgattgattctggaccaatcattttaattattttaagaaagtaattaatgcatattaaatgctgaagatgtaattaatactcattatatcttcaacgtataatatgcattaattactttcttaaaataactaaaatgattggtccagaatcaattatacatgcacacaatagatagccaaaacaaaataacctcaccctatatatatatatatatatatatatatatatatatatatatatacacacacacacacacacacacacacacacacacacacatgcacacacatatacacacactaacacataTTTTCAACAAAATAAACACTTTCAAGCAATATGAACCAATTCCTTCTTCATCTTATGATGCTGATCACTCTCATGATGAGTTGATTTTGCACACGTCTGCGGCACAAAACATGATGCATCAAAGAAGCAAAAGTTCAAATGTCGAGAAAAAGCATAGAATTTTGATTAATCGGGATCGTATCGTGACACACGAACTTTTGGTACATGATTACTTTGCCCATGATAGTTTATACGATCTATTGAAATTTGAAGATCGTTTTCGCATTAGTAGAAATTTATTTTTACGTATAGCTAGAGATTTGACAAACAATTATGAGTTTTTTCAATTGAGATGAGATGCTAAAGATAAACGTGGTTTTAGTACAATACAAAAATACACAACTGCTCTTAGACAGTTGGCATACGACATAGCCGCAGACACATCAGATGGATATTTGAAAATGTCTGAGAGGACGGGTCAAGAATGTACCTATCTTTTGTGTGAGTATGTTATAGAGTTTTAAGGTGACATATACTTGCGACATACGATTAGGAGTGATGTCGAACAGTTGTATGCTGCACATGAAGCTAAACATGGTTTTCCAGGAATGCTTGGTAGCCTTGATTGTACGCACTGAGAAAATTGTCCGAATGCATGGCTAGGCCAATTCATGCAAGGTGATCATTATGTGCTGACTGTTATACTAGAGGCAGTTGTTTCATAGGACCTATGGTTTTGGCATGAATTTTTTTGGTATGGTGGGGTCAAATAACGACCTACATGTGCTTGGAGCATCTCCGCTATTTAACGACATTTTGCAGGGTAAAACACCAAAGATGTCATACGTTGTGAATGAACATCAATATAATTATGGGTATTACTTTGGTGATGTGATATATCCAGAGTACGCTACGTTTGTCAAATCATACTCCTATCCGAccaatgaaaaacaaaaattgttTAAGTTAGCACAAGAATCGGCAAGGAATGATGTGGAACGGGCGTTTGGGGTCCTAAAAAGGGTGTCGCAAAATCAAACATCTGTCACGAGCATGGGATAGGGAAAAATTGACGAAGGCTTTGACATATtgtgttattttacataacatgatAAAAGAAGAAGAGAGAAGGACAATTTGTATGTCTAGTCCGGAAGACATACTTAATCCACATGCAGTAATACAAATCGGCAACCCAACATACTTCACAAGACTATTGTAAATATAAAGCagtgaaacacatcacaatctacgCCATGATTTGACTAACACATATGGCAAAGGCAATCCCAACAACACAATGAGGAAGACGAGGGTAATAAGGACGCTAATGATGAAAACGAGGTCGAAGACGACGAGTAGTACagtctatattttttttattatgttttttttagtaatttaggttttaATATTTAATGATTTTAAGTAATTTAGGACttaaatttgtgtgtttttagttaatataatgttttttaattaatatttatgttttatttttgtttaaaaattattttttaatttattctagtgtttagaaaaaaaatagaaaggAGTGGTAACTAATTTCCAATGGCTAGTGGTTTGGTGGTAGACATGCGGTGGAGCTGGCGTGACACATAGGTATTAGGGCCAAGATCCTTAACCTTATTCAGGATCCTGGATCTTCAAGATCTTTCAGGATCCCGAACCTTTCTCAGGATCCTAACCATTGTTATATTTATCTCCTAACACTTTTAACAACcatatttctatttctttttctcAGATGTGTAGAAATGGTCAATATGAGACTTATTCTCAACAAAGAAACGCTTCAACCAAGCTTAAGACCcgggaataccaagtcaaacaacatgcatatgctcatttaatgtcacacccccaaaccagacggcggaaacgttcgagggctcgcgtgacttaaattgaaatatcatcacaatgaatatacatgaaacataacataacatcaccatgcatcaatgcATTACAACTGaccttgttcacatcaagtacattgtctaaatattacatatccataatataaattgtttgaaagttttcaaaacataacatcctaacacactGGGTATTGTTCTTTAGCTTatatgttacctgagaatacaagttattttgagaacgtcaacatatataatgttggtgagttcataagtaggtttgatatgaaaatgttttgtatagtttgtaaaacccagaaaatccgatattttctgaacgGTAATTGTTTATACAAAAGGTGTGATGATCCATAAGTATATGcgtgaatgatttcaaaacgtgtatagatgagaagttttgcattatagttattgagAGTACAAGTGAATAATGTTggtttccccggaaaacccgatgaaATCCGATAAAATAGTATGATCattttgtattattgtatcgtcaccacgaatgaatatgatttcccatgattacttagatgatattggatctctatgtgagtcgttataaccatgcatgataatgactagttagtctgtcttggcattctagcgaacgccataattgatcttaagattttgtcaccctagactggccaagtctaactgtagcgaacaacttaggtgtgggggagtcacccccgtatagatctatacacaaactctcgctctccct is part of the Lactuca sativa cultivar Salinas chromosome 7, Lsat_Salinas_v11, whole genome shotgun sequence genome and harbors:
- the LOC111897031 gene encoding 26S proteasome regulatory subunit 6A homolog; protein product: MATPMAEDTSFEDDQLASMSTEDIQRASRLLDNEIRILKEELQRTNLELDSFKEKIKENQEKIKLNKQLPYLVGNIVEILEMNPEDEAEEDGANIDLDSQRKGKCVVLKTSTRQTIFLPVVGLVDPDKLKPGDLVGVNKDSYLILDTLPSEYDSRVKAMEVDEKPTEDYNDIGGLEKQIQELVEAIVLPMTHKERFQKLGVRPPKGVLLYGPPGTGKTLMARACAAQTNATFLKLAGPQLVQMFIGDGAKLVRDAFQLAKEKSPCIIFIDEIDAIGTKRFDSEVSGDREVQRTMLELLNQLDGFSSDDRIKVIAATNRADILDPALMRSGRLDRKIEFPHPTEEARARILQIHSRKMNVHPDVNFEELARSTDDFNGAQLKAVCVEAGMLALRRDATEVNHEDFNEGIIQVQAKKKASLNYYA